The following proteins come from a genomic window of Micromonospora zamorensis:
- a CDS encoding Nramp family divalent metal transporter — protein sequence MVTNELTTSRATPLQVARARGRVRGRLILLGPAFVAAVAYVDPGNFATNSAAGARYGYLLVWVVVVANLMAMLVQTLTAKLGLATGRSLPELCRERLPRPVNRVMWVQAELVAMATDLAEVIGGAVALYLLFGIPLLPGGLIIGTLAFAVLALRSRGFRAFEIAIAVGLGVIVLAFAANLLAANSDPGSAVAGLVPRLQGTDSVLLAAGILGATVMPHVIYVHSALTRDRIPATDDTERRILFRGQRADVLLALSAAGAVNLAMLLIAAASFRGGGPGGADSLEGVHAGLGQTIGTAAAFGFAIALLVSGLASTSVGTYAGEVIMQGFLRRRVPLLLRRLVTLLPALAVLAIGLDPTRALVLSQVILSFGIPFALIPVVAFTRRRDLMGNLVNHPLTTAAASLVAVLVVALNAFLLWQIVAG from the coding sequence ATGGTCACCAACGAGCTGACGACGTCGAGGGCGACTCCACTACAGGTGGCCCGCGCACGTGGGCGGGTACGCGGCCGGTTGATCCTGCTCGGCCCCGCGTTCGTCGCCGCCGTGGCGTACGTCGACCCGGGCAACTTCGCCACCAACTCCGCCGCCGGCGCCCGCTACGGCTACCTGCTGGTCTGGGTCGTGGTCGTAGCCAACCTGATGGCGATGCTGGTGCAGACACTCACCGCGAAGCTGGGTCTGGCCACCGGGCGCAGCCTGCCCGAGCTGTGCCGGGAGCGGCTGCCCCGGCCGGTGAACCGGGTGATGTGGGTGCAGGCCGAGTTGGTCGCCATGGCCACCGACCTGGCCGAGGTGATCGGCGGCGCGGTCGCCCTGTACCTGCTCTTCGGCATCCCACTGCTGCCCGGCGGGCTCATCATCGGCACCCTCGCGTTCGCTGTGCTCGCGCTGCGGTCGCGCGGATTCCGCGCCTTCGAGATCGCCATCGCGGTGGGACTCGGTGTGATCGTCCTGGCGTTCGCGGCGAACCTGCTCGCGGCCAACTCCGATCCGGGATCGGCAGTGGCCGGCCTGGTGCCTCGGCTCCAGGGCACCGACAGCGTGCTGCTGGCCGCCGGCATCCTCGGTGCCACCGTCATGCCGCACGTCATCTACGTGCACTCCGCGCTGACCCGCGACCGCATCCCCGCTACCGACGACACCGAGCGCCGGATCCTGTTCCGTGGCCAACGCGCCGACGTGCTGCTCGCCCTGAGCGCGGCCGGCGCGGTCAACCTCGCCATGCTGCTGATCGCCGCCGCGAGCTTCCGTGGCGGCGGCCCGGGTGGCGCGGACAGCCTGGAGGGCGTGCACGCCGGGCTCGGCCAGACCATCGGCACCGCCGCGGCGTTCGGCTTCGCCATCGCCCTGCTGGTGTCCGGGCTCGCCTCCACCAGCGTCGGCACCTATGCCGGCGAGGTGATCATGCAGGGCTTCCTGCGGCGGCGGGTCCCACTGCTGCTCCGCCGGCTCGTCACCCTGCTGCCCGCTCTGGCCGTGCTCGCCATCGGTCTCGACCCGACCCGGGCGCTGGTGCTGTCCCAGGTGATCCTCAGCTTCGGCATCCCGTTCGCGCTGATCCCGGTGGTCGCCTTCACCCGCCGACGCGACCTGATGGGCAACCTGGTCAACCACCCGCTCACCACCGCCGCCGCGTCCCTGGTGGCCGTCCTGGTGGTCGCGCTCAACGCTTTCCTGCTCTGGCAGATCGTCGCCGGTTGA